The region ACCTTATTCCAAAAAAGAAAAGCTCCCTCAAACTCGTTACCAGATAATGATTGAAATGCTTCAACTCCTTGCGTCCTGGCTGCCAAATCGACAAATCATTCATACCGTAGATGGTGCTTATGCTCATGAAACTATAGTTAATCATCTCCCTGCAAATGTTGAAATTGTTAGCCAAATTAGAGCTGATGCTGCCCTTTATGAAAAACCTTCTCTTGAAACTCTAAAGAGACGAGGTGCACCACACAAAAAAGGAAACCGATTACAAAAACCAAAAGATATAGCCAATGACCCTCAAATCCCCTATCAAACTATTCAAGCAAATACCTACGGAGAATCTTCTACCTTTTTGGTCAAACAAATAACTGCTCTCTGGTATAGAGTGG is a window of bacterium DNA encoding:
- a CDS encoding transposase, which produces MAKLCSKKQPYSKKEKLPQTRYQIMIEMLQLLASWLPNRQIIHTVDGAYAHETIVNHLPANVEIVSQIRADAALYEKPSLETLKRRGAPHKKGNRLQKPKDIANDPQIPYQTIQANTYGESSTFLVKQITALWYRVGKSKPLSILIVRDPEGKHPDAFFFTTLLSLSPSMILELIAGRWSIEITHRDSKQYMGISEP